Proteins co-encoded in one Actinomadura luteofluorescens genomic window:
- a CDS encoding amidase has product MNETEVTCSAPAGLDPSFIAISELGTLLAERRVSPTELCRSLLRRCERVEPRLNAFISLPADRIMADALAAERELADGRNRGPLHGIPVAVKDSLWTRGERTTSGALALEDFVPDHDATAVARLRAAGAIIFGKTNLPELGYGPVDEYHFGPTRNPWDPQRFSGGSSMGSGAAVAAGMVPGALGTDTTGSIRNPAAWSGVVGLKPTYGLVPLRGVTPLAASLDHIGPIARSAEDCALLLDVIAGHDPQDPTSAIRGRVPDYASALDGSVRNLRIGVLRDLWAPLPPDMARAMDRGLLVVTTLCERIGDVAVATWDSAAEAGPVLVCCEAAAHHRALLEEHGAELLPQVRERLLVGLDTPATDYVEAQWTAGEVRRELNMLFEEIDVLVLPSRESTAPRMDPTGHRLDSDKGPRYSAPADIAGLPAITIPCGFDDNGLPIGLQLIGRAWGERSLLALAYQFQRETDWHRKHPGLH; this is encoded by the coding sequence ATGAACGAGACCGAAGTGACGTGCTCCGCGCCGGCCGGTCTCGATCCGAGCTTCATCGCGATCTCGGAACTCGGGACGCTCCTGGCGGAGCGCCGTGTCTCGCCGACGGAACTCTGCCGGTCGCTTCTTCGGCGATGCGAGCGCGTTGAACCCCGGCTCAACGCCTTCATCTCGCTGCCGGCCGACCGGATCATGGCCGATGCCCTCGCCGCGGAGCGGGAACTGGCCGACGGACGAAACCGCGGGCCACTGCACGGCATCCCCGTCGCGGTGAAGGACTCGCTGTGGACGCGAGGCGAACGGACGACCTCGGGTGCGCTGGCCCTGGAGGACTTCGTCCCCGACCACGACGCGACCGCCGTGGCCCGCCTCAGAGCCGCGGGCGCGATCATCTTCGGTAAGACGAACCTGCCGGAACTCGGCTACGGCCCCGTGGACGAATACCACTTCGGCCCGACCCGCAATCCGTGGGATCCGCAAAGGTTCTCGGGCGGTTCCAGCATGGGCTCCGGGGCCGCCGTGGCGGCGGGCATGGTACCCGGCGCGCTTGGCACGGACACGACCGGCTCGATCCGCAACCCTGCGGCCTGGTCCGGCGTCGTCGGGCTCAAGCCGACGTACGGCCTGGTGCCCCTGCGCGGAGTGACGCCGCTGGCGGCCTCGCTCGACCACATCGGCCCGATCGCCCGCTCCGCCGAGGACTGCGCTCTGCTCCTTGACGTGATCGCGGGCCACGACCCGCAGGATCCCACGTCCGCGATCAGAGGGCGCGTCCCCGACTATGCGAGCGCGCTGGACGGGTCGGTGCGCAACCTCCGGATCGGCGTTCTTCGTGACCTCTGGGCGCCGCTGCCCCCTGACATGGCGCGAGCCATGGATCGCGGCCTGCTGGTTGTGACGACGCTCTGCGAACGCATCGGCGACGTCGCCGTGGCCACGTGGGACTCGGCGGCCGAGGCCGGTCCCGTGCTGGTGTGCTGCGAGGCCGCGGCCCACCACAGGGCACTGCTCGAAGAACACGGCGCGGAACTTCTCCCTCAGGTACGGGAACGGCTGCTGGTCGGCCTGGACACCCCGGCGACCGATTACGTCGAGGCCCAGTGGACCGCGGGAGAAGTCCGACGCGAACTCAACATGCTGTTCGAGGAAATCGACGTCCTGGTGTTGCCGTCCCGTGAGAGCACCGCTCCGCGCATGGACCCTACTGGCCATCGCCTGGACTCCGACAAGGGGCCCAGGTATTCGGCACCCGCCGACATCGCCGGATTGCCTGCCATCACAATCCCATGCGGATTCGATGACAATGGCCTTCCCATCGGACTTCAGTTGATCGGGCGTGCCTGGGGTGAACGGTCCCTGTTGGCACTGGCCTATCAATTTCAGCGAGAAACTGATTGGCATCGCAAGCATCCAGGGCTTCACTGA
- a CDS encoding helix-turn-helix transcriptional regulator gives MKVSKTDQECLPPFVGRREAVGVLEEAYAEARRGVPRAVFVTGEPGIGKSALLRRFQQTAPNATFLVGGCLDLGDAPSYAPFVGLLRSLVRQVGLDTLRSGLTTAVVNALAWLLPDFAEPLPPYEGTRARMFDAFLTLLEKLAREKPVVLMVEDVHWADQSTWDLLSYVVSNAPESPLLTIITYRNLPHGHPLRGPLAGLRQRDHVLQIELEGLPRAAVALQAAALLGRRPEEALLDNIMRRSCGNPLFVEALLQCSPGELPGGQIRDLLIAPVERLPAPTQRVLRVAAVGGAEVGHNVLSAVSELSEDDLEEALRPAVHQRILATDHDGYRFRHTLIVEAVYEGLLLPGERRRLHRRFAEAIERDPSLAPPVLCHAPGEVARHWAAAGEPVPALAATWQAARDGRDLLAHPERLRMLQRVLELWQLVDDPSKIIGVSRGDVLRDIVEAADDSGYIDLGMSLAADALDAARAEGDTRLEAQILERRARIRSRLGVAGVTSELEAALRLLPESPPSPLRTRLLSHLAQRLWAEGETREARDLSEQALKLAHETADAYSEANAGITLAGLVAEDDLEASRADFAAARELADRIGAPTLVITAYINETSVLEDLGHHAAAAETGRVGVRRAAEVGLARTLGVRVAACLSEALLSSGMWDEAVEVLSHALDLEPPRAYRATLLAVQGQILAARGNTESAARLLAEIRGLFDGKFETPANQFRQATFEATVLLQQGEAGSALNTVLDALEAYPAHLSPSRAWPMLAVGARALAEADVRARLLPARLHPQPRDGALKTLKGTVADTPIRSDADRAWCAAITASLAPTSDRWRAREEELGAWELAPQPYPLAWALLHSAEGLLARSSRAAAAEQLRRAADIAGSLGSQRLLGAVESLANRAQLSLAEPAGDEESETVGSKLGLTARESEVLRLVTLGRTNRQIANELFISTKTASVHVSRILTKMDAANRGEAAAMAHRLRIFEESA, from the coding sequence ATGAAGGTCAGCAAAACCGACCAAGAGTGCCTTCCTCCGTTCGTCGGGCGTCGCGAGGCGGTCGGGGTCCTGGAAGAGGCGTATGCGGAGGCCCGCCGGGGCGTGCCACGAGCGGTGTTCGTCACGGGCGAACCTGGGATCGGCAAGTCGGCGCTGCTCCGCCGGTTCCAGCAAACGGCCCCGAACGCGACCTTCCTGGTCGGCGGATGCCTCGATCTCGGCGACGCACCGTCCTACGCGCCCTTCGTCGGTCTGCTTCGGTCGCTGGTCCGGCAGGTCGGTCTGGACACGCTACGGTCCGGTCTCACCACGGCCGTCGTCAACGCCCTGGCCTGGCTGCTGCCCGATTTCGCCGAGCCACTGCCACCGTACGAGGGCACTCGGGCACGGATGTTCGACGCATTCCTCACTCTCCTGGAGAAGCTGGCACGGGAGAAGCCGGTGGTGCTGATGGTCGAGGATGTGCACTGGGCCGACCAGTCCACCTGGGATCTACTCTCCTACGTCGTCAGTAACGCGCCCGAGTCGCCCCTCCTCACGATCATCACGTATCGGAACCTTCCCCATGGCCACCCGCTGCGGGGGCCGTTGGCCGGACTGCGGCAGCGCGACCACGTCCTCCAGATCGAGCTGGAGGGGCTGCCACGCGCGGCCGTAGCCCTTCAGGCCGCGGCCTTGCTGGGACGTCGCCCCGAAGAGGCGCTACTCGACAACATCATGCGCCGCAGTTGCGGAAATCCGTTGTTCGTAGAGGCCCTGCTGCAGTGTTCGCCGGGGGAGCTTCCCGGAGGGCAGATCCGCGACCTGCTCATCGCTCCGGTCGAGCGGCTTCCCGCGCCCACTCAGCGCGTCCTCCGTGTCGCCGCCGTCGGCGGCGCAGAGGTCGGGCACAACGTCCTGAGCGCGGTGTCGGAGCTCTCAGAAGACGATCTTGAGGAAGCACTCCGGCCCGCAGTGCACCAGCGGATCCTGGCCACAGATCATGACGGATACCGCTTCAGGCACACGCTCATCGTCGAGGCCGTCTACGAGGGGCTCCTCCTCCCCGGGGAACGCAGGCGTCTCCACCGCCGCTTTGCCGAGGCGATCGAACGAGATCCATCACTGGCGCCGCCAGTGCTGTGCCACGCTCCAGGGGAGGTGGCCCGCCACTGGGCGGCCGCCGGGGAGCCGGTGCCCGCCCTGGCCGCGACTTGGCAGGCCGCACGGGACGGCAGAGATCTGCTCGCCCACCCCGAACGCCTCCGGATGCTCCAGCGCGTCCTTGAACTCTGGCAGCTGGTCGACGACCCATCGAAGATCATCGGCGTCAGCAGGGGTGATGTGCTGCGCGACATCGTCGAAGCCGCAGACGACAGCGGTTACATCGACCTCGGCATGTCGCTCGCAGCGGACGCGCTCGACGCAGCCAGGGCGGAGGGTGACACCCGTCTGGAGGCACAGATTCTCGAACGGCGAGCACGTATCCGATCGCGGCTCGGCGTCGCCGGTGTGACGAGCGAGTTGGAGGCGGCGTTGCGCCTCCTGCCCGAGTCACCTCCGAGTCCCTTGCGGACCCGCCTCCTTAGCCATCTCGCACAGCGCCTCTGGGCCGAAGGCGAGACAAGGGAAGCACGCGATCTCTCAGAGCAGGCGTTGAAGCTGGCCCACGAGACCGCCGACGCCTACAGTGAGGCGAACGCGGGCATCACGCTCGCGGGGCTGGTCGCCGAGGACGACCTCGAGGCGTCGAGAGCCGACTTCGCTGCCGCACGCGAACTGGCCGACCGGATCGGGGCGCCCACGCTCGTCATCACGGCCTACATCAATGAGACCTCGGTCCTTGAAGATCTCGGACATCACGCGGCGGCGGCAGAGACCGGCCGGGTCGGCGTGCGGCGAGCGGCCGAGGTCGGGCTCGCCCGAACGCTCGGAGTCCGTGTCGCGGCGTGCCTGTCCGAGGCGCTCCTCTCGTCCGGCATGTGGGACGAGGCGGTCGAAGTTCTCTCCCACGCCCTCGACCTCGAGCCTCCGCGGGCGTACCGCGCCACACTTCTGGCCGTCCAGGGGCAGATCCTTGCCGCCCGCGGGAATACCGAGTCGGCTGCCCGCCTGCTCGCCGAGATCCGCGGTCTGTTCGACGGGAAGTTCGAAACCCCGGCGAACCAGTTCCGACAGGCGACCTTCGAGGCCACCGTTCTGCTGCAGCAGGGAGAGGCAGGCTCCGCCCTCAACACGGTCCTCGACGCGCTCGAAGCGTACCCGGCCCACCTGTCGCCGAGCCGCGCGTGGCCGATGCTCGCCGTAGGAGCACGGGCGCTCGCCGAGGCCGACGTCCGGGCGAGGCTGCTACCCGCACGGCTGCACCCGCAGCCGCGCGACGGCGCCTTGAAGACCCTGAAGGGGACGGTGGCGGACACGCCGATCAGAAGCGATGCCGACCGCGCGTGGTGCGCCGCGATCACCGCTTCCCTGGCGCCCACGTCGGACAGATGGCGGGCCAGAGAAGAGGAACTCGGGGCGTGGGAGCTCGCCCCCCAGCCGTACCCGCTGGCGTGGGCTCTGCTCCACTCGGCTGAGGGCCTTCTCGCCAGGAGCAGCCGGGCGGCCGCCGCAGAGCAGTTGCGGCGAGCGGCCGACATCGCCGGGAGCCTGGGCTCCCAGCGCCTACTAGGGGCGGTGGAATCATTGGCGAACCGGGCGCAGCTGTCGCTGGCCGAGCCCGCCGGTGACGAGGAGTCGGAGACCGTCGGCTCGAAACTCGGCCTGACCGCGCGGGAGAGCGAGGTACTGCGGCTCGTCACGCTGGGACGGACCAACCGGCAGATCGCCAACGAGCTGTTCATCTCCACCAAGACGGCAAGCGTGCACGTCTCCAGGATCCTGACCAAGATGGACGCCGCGAACAGGGGCGAAGCCGCAGCCATGGCGCACCGGCTTCGGATCTTCGAGGAGTCGGCCTAG
- the cnbZ gene encoding 2-amino-5-chloromuconate deaminase CnbZ: MPSSVESRTELSTAEVTEFAEGGYRYLPAVFQYSGGVAASPGFAIERVRFRRPLPLAQGLTVVETYLEGIGRPTTAFCACQLRSPSQFSDQQFADFNRNYVRTLERWGVYRDGANPVARTNVCPTAERPATPVLHSFSYTVPTEGESRTFVIAGGAEAPERGEDYRDAIVRLGDTSLDGMREKMRYVREEQERRLEALGFSWRDARVVQAYSRHDFGPLVYSELLGRGVGVHGLTLYSASPPVADCEYEMDASTVLREVLL; the protein is encoded by the coding sequence ATGCCCAGCAGCGTGGAATCCAGAACGGAACTGAGCACGGCCGAGGTGACGGAGTTCGCCGAGGGCGGCTACCGGTATCTCCCGGCGGTCTTTCAGTACTCGGGCGGTGTGGCCGCATCGCCGGGATTCGCGATCGAGCGCGTCCGCTTTCGGCGGCCCCTTCCCCTCGCGCAGGGACTCACGGTGGTCGAGACCTATCTGGAGGGGATCGGCCGCCCCACGACGGCGTTCTGCGCGTGCCAACTCCGGTCGCCGTCCCAGTTCAGTGACCAGCAGTTCGCCGACTTCAACCGGAACTACGTCCGAACCCTGGAGCGCTGGGGGGTCTACCGCGACGGGGCCAACCCGGTCGCCCGCACGAACGTCTGCCCCACGGCGGAGAGGCCCGCGACGCCTGTGCTGCATTCGTTCTCCTACACGGTGCCGACGGAGGGCGAGAGCCGGACATTCGTGATCGCGGGTGGTGCCGAGGCTCCGGAAAGAGGCGAAGACTACCGGGACGCCATCGTCCGGCTGGGGGACACCTCCCTCGACGGGATGCGCGAAAAGATGCGCTACGTCAGGGAGGAGCAGGAGCGGCGCCTCGAAGCGCTCGGTTTCTCGTGGCGGGACGCGCGCGTCGTACAGGCATATTCACGCCACGACTTCGGCCCGCTGGTGTACAGCGAACTGCTCGGTCGCGGAGTGGGCGTGCACGGTCTGACCTTGTACTCGGCCAGCCCTCCCGTCGCGGACTGCGAATACGAAATGGACGCGAGCACGGTTCTGCGCGAAGTGCTGCTGTAG
- a CDS encoding RidA family protein, translating into MTRQQVHTDDLSRPSGHFSQAIVREARGRLVFVSGMTARGADGAVVAPGDIEAQTRQVCDNLVRAMEAAGGSLDDIVRVDVYVRNMEHFEQIHKVRREYFGSPPPASTLVEVTKMVSPEMLIEINAIAVLE; encoded by the coding sequence ATGACACGCCAGCAGGTGCACACCGACGATCTGAGCCGTCCGAGCGGCCACTTCTCTCAGGCCATCGTGAGGGAGGCGCGGGGGAGGCTCGTCTTCGTCTCGGGCATGACGGCACGCGGAGCGGACGGGGCGGTCGTCGCCCCCGGCGACATCGAGGCGCAGACGCGGCAGGTCTGCGACAACCTGGTCCGGGCCATGGAGGCGGCGGGCGGGAGCCTGGACGACATCGTCCGGGTCGACGTCTACGTGCGGAACATGGAGCACTTCGAGCAGATTCACAAGGTGCGCCGCGAGTACTTCGGCAGCCCTCCGCCGGCGTCCACCCTCGTGGAGGTCACCAAGATGGTGTCGCCGGAGATGCTCATCGAGATCAACGCGATCGCCGTCCTGGAATGA
- a CDS encoding CaiB/BaiF CoA transferase family protein: MLSGITVIDVSRALAGPHAAMMLADLGARVIKVESPEGDDSRGWGPPFILDADQRESTYFLSCNRNKESVTADLKTAEGRLLLERLVRRADVLCENFRPGVLGRLGFSAERLRELNPGLITLSITGFGHDGPEGGRAGYDQIAQGEAGLMSVTGPEAAVPTKAGVPIADVLAGMYGAFGVLAALHERAATGRGRVVRTSLLAAIVGVFAFQGTRHTVAGEVPTATGNHHPAIAPYGLFETADEPIQVAVGSEPLWRRFAPIVGLDPAHPRFAANPDRVANRQELQAEIERAFSSASAERWLALLDGAGVPAGRVRNLKEVFAWEQTLSQGLLIDVHHPSAGLLRLPGPPLRFDDQAYAGAREHHLPPPRLGQHNDSVRAWLDGLEQATRQEDLRGR; the protein is encoded by the coding sequence ATGCTTTCCGGCATCACCGTGATCGACGTGAGCCGCGCCCTCGCCGGCCCGCACGCCGCGATGATGCTGGCGGATCTGGGCGCCCGGGTGATCAAGGTCGAGTCGCCGGAGGGTGACGACAGCAGAGGCTGGGGACCGCCGTTCATCCTTGATGCTGACCAACGTGAATCGACCTACTTCCTGTCGTGCAACCGCAACAAGGAATCCGTAACCGCCGACCTCAAAACCGCAGAGGGCCGACTGCTCCTGGAGCGCCTGGTGAGGCGCGCGGACGTCCTGTGCGAGAACTTTCGGCCGGGTGTGCTCGGCAGACTGGGGTTCTCGGCCGAGCGTCTCCGGGAGCTGAACCCGGGTCTCATCACTCTGTCGATCACCGGGTTCGGCCACGACGGACCGGAAGGGGGGCGTGCGGGTTACGACCAGATCGCGCAGGGCGAAGCGGGGCTCATGAGCGTGACCGGCCCTGAAGCCGCCGTGCCGACGAAGGCCGGTGTCCCCATCGCCGACGTTCTCGCCGGCATGTACGGTGCCTTCGGCGTCCTCGCGGCGCTGCACGAACGCGCAGCTACCGGCCGGGGGCGGGTCGTGCGCACCAGCCTGCTCGCGGCGATCGTCGGGGTCTTCGCCTTCCAGGGAACCCGCCACACGGTGGCGGGGGAGGTGCCGACCGCCACAGGCAACCACCATCCGGCGATCGCCCCGTATGGGTTGTTCGAGACCGCGGACGAACCGATCCAGGTGGCCGTCGGCAGCGAGCCCCTGTGGCGGCGGTTCGCTCCGATCGTTGGCCTTGACCCGGCTCACCCCCGCTTCGCAGCCAATCCAGACCGGGTGGCCAATCGTCAGGAGCTCCAAGCGGAGATCGAGCGCGCGTTCTCCTCCGCGTCCGCGGAGCGTTGGCTGGCATTGCTGGACGGCGCCGGAGTCCCTGCCGGCCGGGTCCGCAATCTCAAGGAGGTGTTCGCCTGGGAGCAGACCCTCTCCCAGGGACTGCTCATCGACGTCCACCATCCGTCGGCAGGGCTTCTCCGGTTGCCGGGACCACCGCTGCGGTTCGACGACCAGGCATACGCCGGTGCGCGTGAACACCACCTGCCTCCACCGCGACTCGGCCAGCACAACGACAGCGTGCGCGCATGGCTGGATGGCCTGGAACAAGCCACCAGGCAGGAGGACCTTCGTGGCCGTTGA
- a CDS encoding cupin domain-containing protein, which produces MSQEQMAKPIVVLREDGVRYKQGPSLFKATGAQTGGRFDFFEMEIEYLTGPGLHWHANQEDTFYVLEGVLTVQTGETLHELGPGDFISIPPGVPHTFDNTRKDQRAVKVINLMTPGGYDGLFAENEHLPKDADPAEVDRINAKYEVTYVGPSLGESLGLT; this is translated from the coding sequence ATGTCGCAGGAGCAGATGGCAAAGCCGATCGTGGTACTTCGGGAGGACGGGGTGCGTTACAAGCAGGGACCGTCCTTGTTCAAAGCGACCGGTGCGCAGACCGGCGGGCGGTTCGACTTCTTCGAAATGGAGATCGAATACCTGACCGGGCCAGGGCTCCACTGGCACGCGAACCAGGAGGACACCTTCTACGTCCTCGAAGGCGTGCTGACCGTCCAGACCGGCGAAACGCTTCACGAACTCGGCCCCGGAGACTTCATCAGCATCCCGCCGGGAGTGCCGCACACCTTCGACAACACGCGCAAGGACCAGCGCGCCGTCAAAGTGATCAACCTGATGACGCCCGGTGGGTACGACGGGCTCTTCGCCGAGAACGAGCATCTCCCGAAGGATGCCGATCCCGCCGAGGTCGACCGCATCAACGCCAAGTACGAAGTCACCTACGTCGGCCCGAGTCTGGGGGAGAGCCTCGGCCTGACCTGA
- a CDS encoding carboxyl transferase domain-containing protein, whose product MAVDAEPPGVRRLIALIVDEGSFQTWDAPVRALHHLPESYAAQLAAAQRRTGMDESVITGAGRVRGHRVALLACEFSFLAGSIGVSSAERLVAAIERATAERLPLVAAPVSGGTRMQEGTPAFVQMVKIAAAVAEHKAAGLPYLVYLRHPTTGGVFASWGSQGHVTLAEPGALLGFLGPRVYEGLRGRPFPAGVQVAENLFDHGLVDAVVEPAELADVLGRALTVLCGDRDHPDPPEPVEETVRSHDATVWDSVVRSRRPARPGVLDLLQHATGELLPLNGTGRGEADPGMLLALARFGRTPCVLVGQDRHRQLERSLGPGALRTARRGLRLADELDLPLVAVIDTPGADLSAKAEEGGLAQEIAGCLTDMVTLRSPSLALLLGQGAGGAALALLAADRIVAAQHAWLAPLPPEGASVLVHRTSRRGPEMARSQSIGAGALLMHGIVDRVVPELPDATDEPEEFCRRTGAAIREELALLLAKTRSERLRERRTRYRTLGVAGTPV is encoded by the coding sequence GTGGCCGTTGACGCGGAGCCGCCCGGCGTGAGGCGGCTGATCGCTCTCATAGTGGACGAGGGGTCGTTCCAGACCTGGGATGCCCCGGTGCGCGCACTGCACCACCTCCCGGAGTCCTACGCCGCCCAGCTCGCCGCCGCCCAGAGGCGCACGGGCATGGACGAGTCGGTGATCACCGGCGCCGGACGGGTGCGTGGCCACCGGGTCGCCCTCCTCGCCTGCGAATTCTCCTTCCTGGCCGGATCCATTGGCGTGTCGTCGGCCGAACGCCTTGTGGCCGCGATCGAACGGGCCACCGCCGAGCGGCTGCCACTGGTGGCCGCACCGGTCTCGGGCGGGACGCGCATGCAGGAGGGCACGCCGGCCTTCGTGCAAATGGTGAAGATCGCGGCCGCGGTCGCCGAGCACAAGGCCGCCGGGCTGCCCTACCTGGTCTATCTGCGCCACCCGACCACCGGCGGTGTCTTCGCGTCCTGGGGGTCGCAGGGCCATGTCACCCTTGCCGAGCCGGGGGCACTTCTGGGCTTTTTGGGCCCACGCGTATACGAGGGCCTGCGCGGCCGGCCGTTCCCTGCCGGCGTTCAGGTGGCGGAGAACCTGTTCGACCACGGTCTTGTGGACGCCGTGGTCGAACCGGCGGAGCTGGCCGATGTCCTGGGACGCGCCTTGACGGTGCTCTGCGGTGATCGCGACCACCCGGACCCCCCAGAACCCGTTGAGGAGACCGTCCGATCTCATGACGCGACAGTCTGGGACTCCGTCGTGAGGTCGCGCAGGCCCGCGCGTCCCGGCGTCCTGGATCTGCTGCAACACGCGACCGGCGAGCTGCTGCCGCTCAACGGCACGGGCCGTGGCGAGGCCGATCCCGGGATGCTTCTGGCGCTCGCCCGATTCGGGCGGACGCCCTGCGTTCTGGTGGGACAGGACCGACACCGGCAGCTCGAGCGTTCTCTGGGGCCGGGAGCGCTGCGAACCGCGCGCCGAGGGCTGAGGTTGGCCGACGAACTCGATCTGCCCCTTGTGGCGGTCATTGACACCCCGGGAGCGGACCTGTCGGCGAAGGCGGAGGAGGGAGGGCTCGCCCAGGAGATCGCTGGTTGCCTCACGGACATGGTCACCCTGCGCTCCCCATCGCTGGCCCTGCTGCTGGGACAGGGCGCGGGCGGCGCCGCGCTCGCGCTCCTGGCGGCCGATCGCATCGTCGCGGCCCAGCACGCCTGGCTGGCGCCGCTGCCGCCGGAGGGAGCAAGCGTCCTCGTGCACCGAACATCCCGGCGCGGACCGGAGATGGCACGATCCCAGAGCATCGGCGCCGGCGCCCTTCTCATGCACGGGATCGTCGACCGCGTCGTGCCCGAACTGCCGGACGCGACCGACGAGCCCGAGGAGTTCTGCCGGCGGACCGGAGCCGCGATCCGCGAAGAGTTGGCCTTGCTCCTCGCGAAGACTCGATCGGAGCGCCTCCGGGAACGCCGCACCAGGTACCGGACCCTTGGCGTCGCCGGCACCCCTGTGTAG
- a CDS encoding fumarylacetoacetate hydrolase family protein, protein MRLATFINPSGRECYGVVTPAGIIDLKRRLGGGYPDLRSLIAKNGLDQVRRHLADLPDHSESEVTWLPVIPNPDKIICIGLNYEDHRIEAGLESTEHPALFLRTAASQTGHRAPIVRPRESGTLDYEAEIAVIIGRPGRRIPQATAWNHIAGYSCYNDGSIREWQRHTRQYTAGKNFSQTGGFGPWMTTSDEIPPGTVLGLSCRLNGEVVQQSSTDQMIFSIPRLIEYVSTMTPLAPGDVIVTGTPAGVGARRTPPIWMKPGDKVEVEVERVGVLENVIVDD, encoded by the coding sequence ATGCGGCTCGCCACGTTCATCAATCCGTCCGGCCGGGAATGCTACGGCGTCGTCACCCCGGCCGGGATCATCGACCTCAAAAGACGGTTGGGCGGGGGGTATCCCGACCTCAGGTCGCTGATCGCGAAGAACGGCCTCGACCAGGTGCGGCGGCACCTCGCCGACCTGCCCGACCACTCTGAATCGGAAGTGACCTGGCTTCCGGTGATCCCGAATCCAGACAAGATCATATGCATCGGGCTCAACTACGAGGACCACCGCATCGAGGCCGGTCTGGAGAGCACGGAGCACCCCGCGCTGTTCTTGCGCACCGCGGCGTCCCAGACGGGGCACAGAGCGCCGATCGTGCGTCCGCGGGAGTCCGGCACCCTCGACTACGAGGCCGAGATCGCGGTGATCATCGGGAGGCCGGGGCGCCGGATCCCGCAGGCGACGGCCTGGAACCACATCGCCGGATACAGCTGCTACAACGACGGTTCGATACGCGAGTGGCAGAGGCATACGCGGCAGTACACGGCGGGCAAGAACTTCTCACAGACCGGCGGCTTCGGTCCGTGGATGACGACATCGGACGAGATACCGCCGGGGACGGTCCTGGGCCTCTCGTGCCGGCTCAACGGCGAGGTCGTGCAGCAGTCCAGCACCGATCAAATGATCTTCTCGATCCCCCGGCTCATCGAATACGTCTCGACCATGACCCCCCTGGCGCCCGGCGATGTGATCGTCACGGGCACGCCGGCCGGGGTGGGGGCGCGGCGGACCCCGCCGATCTGGATGAAGCCCGGCGACAAGGTCGAGGTCGAGGTCGAGAGGGTCGGCGTCCTGGAGAACGTGATCGTCGATGACTGA